The Prunus dulcis chromosome 3, ALMONDv2, whole genome shotgun sequence genome segment ACAAGATTGTAGGAGAGGGTTTTGAGAATACGGCTTACTTATTTTAGCATTTCAAAGCTGTTGAAGATACTGTTTAAGATGCTCTTAATTTAACATCGTTAAAAGAGGTTGTGTGATTTACAAAGAGTAATTCTAaacacttttattttttatatctaTTTTAGgtcaaaacagaaaaacgCATAAGTAAAAGGGGTGGCAATATGCCGCGTAACAGGAATCTAATATGATATTCACTCATTAATTGGACgacataaataaattcaacCAAATTAAGTTTTTTCTGGCTCGAAAAAAATGGGATGATTAATTAACGAAAATTGGAAGGCCAATCGAAACTCTCTTTGCTAACTTTTAAACATGTCACATTCATTTGGATGTGACTGGAACTCCACCCACCGATTTAGATTCACAAGTTGAGCATGAACAGAGTCTCTAACTCGCATACGTTGTTGTGTTAACATTTCCATTTTGTACTGTGGATATGAAGTGTCAACATTTTGACCACCAACTAGGTTTTCAAGTTGATCACAAAAGTTGGAACTTGATGGtgtttttatttcaaatttccTAGGAGTGGTCCATGTCACTTTTCTGTGTCCTTGGCCACAGAGCTCCAAAATTAGAAGAGAATTGAAAGTAGACAACAAGGGAGGTAGGAAACAACTGGATAttacataataaataataaatcttttataaaattaattgataaaAAATTAACACTTGCATTTCTAATTGATGATAAACTTTATCGGTATAATCAAATCAagttaaaactaaaaaagaaactaagCAAGAACCGAGCTATTTTTGGTATAGACATTATTTCGAGTAAGGTTTGAGATGAACTTGGATTTTAAGAGCAAAGCTTGGCTGAAATTGACAAGTATCAAAATTCCATTTGTTTTGAGAAAGAGCAAAACTTATCGGTCTATCTTATAAactaaaacttaaaattacGATTTCTTGTGTATAAACCAAACCTATATATCACTTTCCACCTACTATGAGTAGTATAAGAACCATATTATGGTTCAtgtatatttgtttaatttaaaaaaaatttgctacCAATTGGCATGATTTTCTCGCATAATACAAAACTTGATCACGAGgctaactcccaattaggttcgGTTGACAAGGCATCCATTATTCATAgttgtttttgttgaattttcaaTGGAACATGATGGTTTCAAATCAAAATTACTCGATTTTATTCCAGGTTTTTAAGTGACTGTCAAGACGGCCATCCTTTTGTAGAAAAAAGTGTAGACTATATGTAGGTGTAGCAAGAAGAAGTGACAAAAACATAATCAACATGAACTGTAAAATAGTTGATAAGATTTTTGAGTCAGCTGGCAACATGTTGAGGGAAAATGCATGCATCACAGGAGGTCAGGTTGGATCCTTCTGTTTCAAATGACGCAAGTGGAAAATACCTCAACTGGAtggaaaattaattatatatatcccTAAATAATGTCTCATGACCCTAATATGATCTGTAATTATGTTTAACTGAAGTGTAAAGAGGAGATAAGGGAGTTATGACTCAAGTCAAGTGGTTAAGAAAATTTACTCTGCACTTAAAGTTCACTCTCCATAGTATCACTTGTATTGGAATAGGAAATAGGATACCAACTCTAAAGTAATTATGGATAAATtgatatgtttatttttctctcacggagggatatatatacttatatacaGAGAGGATAcaaataggaaatatataCAATATCAGTAATGTGCAACTTGTCAAGTGAGTCTTCGAATCGTCACTTTGACATGACATGGGTCAACATATATCTGCAAGCTGCTCCGAACAAGACACAAATGGTATAACATTAACTTATGCTTCATCTTCTCCTTAATGAAATGGTGATAAACATTTAACTTATGCAATCCCTATGTACTCACACTAAGCAAAAAACTGAAGTACAACATTTTGTTCCTTGCTATGCCACGTAACTAGGTTACCACCGACAAAGGTGAAGTAACTTGATGTAGAACGCTTATATGTAATGTTTCCTATATAAATTGCATCAGTGTAATCTTCTAGATCCAAGTGACCAtgctttttaaataataaaccCCTTCCACGAGCATATGTTAAGTAACTCATAATACACATCACATTAGCCATATGATACTCATTTCGTGAATGCATGAATTGACTAGCAACAGTTACCGCATAGGCAATATTAGGGCGTGTAagtgacaaatagatcaatctccCAACCGACCTCTGGTATCTCTCCTTATTAATTGAAACCTGattctaaaaaaaagaaagaaaaaaaaggaaagcaaaatcttctaattttactcaaattaagtaattacaataaaatacaTTAATTACAAAATCTATTCGTAATAGAAATAGTTGATTCACGCCAACAAATTTCCTCAAATGTCATGTTGAAGATTATGGTTCTGTCGGCATATATTTCATACATATATGCCAATTTACGTCAAATCTCATTTGCTTACGCAACATGAATCTCTactcattcttcttttctgaAAAGGATCGTAATTGGATCAATCACCTTCTTCTACTAAAACTCCACTAAAATTTTACAGTAGAGACAACTGCAGCCGCCCCCCCTCCCTTTTCTCTTTGTCTCTGACATCACCACGCGGGCACACATAAAGTGCATGTGGCCTACTTGCCTCTGCATAAAATAATATCACCGACTTTATGCGACAACCATGGGTTGCTTAAATAATAAAGCccccaaattaattatctaattaattaaacagaaattaaagcataaagaaaatgatcTGCATGCATTTCACGTTTATTTTATACTTCTGTTGTGggttttaattgttttaaattttggtaGGGTGCAGATGGTGTTTTGGAATCCTTGCGGTGACACTTTTGTGATTCATATATTAATGTTGTTGAGTGGGTTTAATATGAGTATGTCGTGGAGCTTATCCAGTTAGCATGTCAAATgtatttgaaaaaacaaaaccagagTGATTGGATACACTAAAATAGTGAGGAcacattttttaattgaattcaAGTACCCTTCGGCTGGTTTTGGCATGATGTAAAATTTTGTAGTGTTGACTATGAGTTTTTAATTACATAGGGAAGACCACTTCTGGGAATATTCAAGTAAGGTAGGTATCCGCTTCGAGGCTCCGATTTTTCTCTTGAATAGAATTCCAACtaaaatatatgaaagtgttctcgttattttatatatttaaagcaTGTTTAGagaataaatgaattttttattattatttaaatctAATTGAAGATAGAAGATGGATAACTCATGAAGAAAACTTATTCAATCTAACTCCCACAAAATGGTAGGATAACAACAACTTATAATTAATCATTCCTAATCCGCCCAACATGAAAAGTCATTCACCTCTATTTGTATTTTCTCCTCCAATATTAAACATCAAATTAACAGGTACGATTGTACATTTGAATGATTgatcaaataaatttcatttcaatcaCTATATGATAGAAGGAGACATATCATGCCATGTCGGACTAAGACAACATTAAAAGAGAGAGTCTCAATCCAAGTCCAATTTAACGAACCATTTTTCGGTACTCACCACCCACTAATCTTGTATTCGTACAAGATTAACTTTTATCCTTTTGAGTTAATATATCTTAACGATTTCTTGctactttaatttatatataagtaAAGTTTAGCtgatttgttttaaaaatctaTATCCAAAGTTAACTTTGCAGTGGTACTTATATTTATTCTAGTACTCTATCGAAAAAGTACTCAAATTTGGGTGCAAAGAAATGAGCTTACTGTCCTAACCAACTAGCCTAACCTACGAGTATGTACTTTATATAATCGAATCGGGGATTAGGTTTTACACCGGGGTTAAACTAAGTATATATTAACAAGTACTTAATATACTTCTTTGATTATTTAATGAAGTCACCGAATTTTTCTCAATACTTGATAaagttatattatttttgtaagTAGGtatgataatttatttaagaCTTGGCAACATGTCCAAAAACGTACTCCAGTGGAGCAGTGCAAACTGGTCACAGGCAACcaactttatgaatttatgatAACGTTGTCCTAAAGCTTGTaaagtttataaaattaaatcaGAGTTGGTAAATTCGTACACGTGCTGGGACTGGAAGTGACTTTGCTTTGGCATGCACGATAAAGCCCTCAGCTTTTGGTTGCTAATCCTTGTCAACCTGCACCACTGTTCTACAGCTTATACATTAATAACGCACCAAGTGCAGCATGCGCATGcaaatattagaaaaatattaattagttCTTTCTCAGGTGCAAACCAGCTAGCTGGTATACTTCTTGCcagaataaatatattaaaccagaaagagagaggaaagaagaaaaaaaataaacagaaagGTGTTTTGCTTGCTCTCTGGTTGACAGTATGATTTTCACAAACAAAAGCTCTCAAAaggttctttctttttatgtcTGTGGGCTTTGAGGGTCTGTTTTAAGGGCTAACTATTTCTTGGGATGAAGGCTTCAAGACTCAAGAGAGCCAccctgttttcaagaattttatAGTGAGGGCGTTTTATATGACCCTTAAGTGATATAGTATTTTTTAATCGTTGAATCAAATTGGTTAACCGTTAGATCAATTTAATTAGAATAATTCTATAATTAAGATATAAGAACTCATCTAAGGGCCATATATAAGGCCCTTACTATAAAATGCCTCATGAGTTGATTATTTGCCGTCACTGGGCTTACTCTATGACCTATTTtaccaagaaaaagaattttgttgCAGACCAGTTTGCCCACTTGGGTAATTCTCTCAGTTTGGGCTGTCATCTTCTTATTTATTTCCTctacctcttcttcttttttgcgAAAAAGATGGAATATTATTGATAAACACAATCAATTACGGAGAGTTGAAAGTGTAGGTACCCAAAATGTCAATGGGGCCTACTCATGAGAGCCCAAAAATAACTTAGGCCCAGACCACTTGAGGAAGTGGTTGGACTCCATCCTGACActgaaaatccaaaccctaagGTCATCCAAAGCCCAACCGAGATAGGGAATGGCCATCAGGCCCGTAAAGCTACCCTCTCTCTCGAAGGATCCAACGACGCCAGGAGCCAAGCCCAAACAGAAAGTGAACAAGAAGTTAAGAATGACCCAAACTTCGATGGTTGAAATGTCGTTCCTTCAATAATTGCATTAATTATTTCACACATTATAAACAAGAAGTTAAATGAAATAAGAGTTACACATAACCAATTTCCCcaaacatattatatatttcataaataattttcaaagttTAATTGAACAGTTGAAAGAAAATCTTAATAATTAACGTACATAATCTTGACAGACATGGTTAAACACTAGGCTAATTAATGTTTTATGACTTAGGAGTTGTGTAATGCGGTTTTTCTTCTATAATTGGacacataatttatttttgatgaCTTTTCCTATTGAGAGGGGCAATagtatattaaactcacataTACTACACGGATGCTAATACTCGAACCTAAGACCTTGACTGAGGGAGTAATTACTCAAAACCACTACATTAGTGGATTCTTTGCAATTAAACACATAAATCTTAGTAACAAATTTAAGGTGTGTTGTGaataattttacttttacttttatcCTTTTAAATTTGTGATGCAAGTTTTTTGTGGCCTGATTTGTGATACAATATTTAGATGATtggtatttaattttttatatgcaGTTTTTGTTGCCAGTTCCAAGTTGTTCGCTTTATCATTATGGTTGTAGATTTATGGTTTATGCTTCTACAACTTGAATGTTAAGGATAAGAAACTCTTTCATagtaacaaataaataagaactcttttatggaaaaaataagaacctcttttaaatttacatatgatatatatttttttatgtccAGTCACAGTGTATGAGTGACCGATATTGTTGGTATTTCATAAACCTAAAAATAtagaattaataaataaatacacgttttataattttttgtgttaAAGCGCGACGGtcacttcaaaaaatttcaaataggTGAGGACTTCCAATTTActcaaagaaattaaataagagaAGAGTATAAACAAAACTCCTATAATATTATGACAAAATGAACtctttttttgtatatattttaaggttttagttttttaaagtTCAGTGAGAATCgagattgaaattttgcaCTGTCCAGAAtgacacccaaaaaaaaaaaaaaacatacgtGTGCTTTGAAGTATTGTACCGTGGGTACCGATTTGCTGTAATGCTTGTATCCTTATCGTTTCGGACCGAACCACTTTTTGGTACCTTAGgcccatatatatatgagaaatcaattttagaaagagaaaaaaaccgAGAGACTGATAAAAAGGGGatttagggttagggttttggaaGCTGTTCACTTAATTGGCTCACTGCAATGGAGGAGATTACTGAGGGTGTGAACAACATCATCATCGCAGATTCACACAAGAAGAACCGAATTCAGGTCTCGAATACCAAAAAGCCCCTCTTCTTCTATGTTAATCTTGCCAAGGTAAACCTTTCTCCCAACCCTGTTCTTAATTCTGTGTCTTTGTACGGATATTTACATACGCATACATGTGTAGATATGCTTGTATGCCTAAATTGGTTCTgggttttctcttctttcttttttataatgcCTGGCGTCTGCTGAAATTTTAGTTTGTTGGTTAACTTGCAAAATTAATCTTTACCTGGAAATAGAATGTTTTTGGTTGACATAAACGAAgcagtttttgtttcttctttaagTGTTTTGGGATTAATAATTTGTTCTTATCAgttcttttattatttgtattcATCATGTTTCTGTCAATTGATTGTTTTGCAGAGGTATATGCAACAGTATAATGAGGTGGAACTCTCTGCTTTAGGAATGGGTATGAAATCATTGAGCTGTTTCCATCTCATTAAGCTCTAAAACTTACGActgtgtgtgcgtgtgtggATCTCTGTGGGTATGCATGTGCTAGTGTGCCTTTTAATATGTTCTTCGACATGACACCAAAATCACGGAACTGTTGACGTTCCTAACTAAGTTCTGGATAACTAATGAAACATAAGGTTCGGTCATTTGTGGGTGTTCTTTGGGTTCATCTATATTATTAAACAAGTTAACATTCCTGTTGTGGTTTCTATGCACAAGCTAACATTCCTGTTGTTTGATGTCTGTTGGTCATAGTGAATTAAAGCTGGGATCTATAGTGTGGATGTTACATTTGTTTAGCCTTGGAAAGAGAAAGTTTGCCAAGAGCCATTATGTCATAATAACTCTGTTTCTAGTAGTGAGAACTTGAATAAAATCTTGACGTGTTTCACAATTTCTAGAGTGTAGACTCTTGCATACATGTTCCAGTGGGCTAGGATGAAGAAGTTCTCTTGTTTGTTGGTCCAGTTTGGTCATTGCTTAGGTTTCCTTGCTCATGTTTAATATGATGATTATTACAATTTTCAAGTAAATACGTCCTTACTATTTCAATATATACTCATAGATAGAGAACAAACTTTTAATAGGAAAACAAAGGCTTGTAGTAAAATTGTTCTAATTGGTAGTTGGAAGTGACAAATGGACAAGTGCTTAGTTAACAAGTAGAGGGGTTGCTCTAAGGTACCGTCTACTTTGCAGAATGGGATTCCAAGAATTCCATACCCATTACTGTTCCATGGGTTTATAGAAACCCATGACAGCAAGCTCCATTTAATTATTTGGCAACGTTGGGAGGGGAGATAGTTTTTAGAAGGCATAAATAGGGTCATTGTTGTTATTGTCATTTATTATGAAGTTTAAGCCAGTAGATGGGAGACCTGCCTGCTCCTTTTGGGAATGCAAAACCCCATTTTATGGGGTTTGGACACCAATAGGAATGGGAACCTCCCCTCCTGTGTGCACTTAtcaaacatgggaaatgaatGTGATTCCGCGAAACAAACTTCTAACTAAGAATATTGAAACTTAGGCAATTCTATAGTTTGAGGGAGCTAAGTTGCATTGAATATTGCAGTGTTTTATTATAGTTTGGATTCCTTTAGTATGAATGCTAATTCGCAGATTAATTCTCATTGTACCACTGCAGCTATTGCCACTGTTGTTACAATTGCAGAAATTCTGAAAAACAATGGGCTGGCCGTTGAGAAAAGTGAGGCTTCTATCTACTTTTATATCTTTCTGCAAAGCAACTATCattattcaatttatatattcttGAGTATCAATGCAGAAATCATGACGTCGACTGTTGACATAAAGGATGATTCTAGAGGGAGACCAGTCCAGAAAGCCAAGGTATTTGAAGTTTTATTTctattaaaatttgttttgaatcCTATCTTGAAATATGTCTAGCTTAGGTCTGTTAAAAAGAATGACTGAATATATATGTTAATGAAATGTTGGAGTTTTGCATGGAGAGATCCTTTTGCAATTATTGTTGACCTACTTGATTGGTCTGATTCATGATAATAAGTGTGGATTTATATTCTTGGGCTATCTGTCCTGGTAAAGGTTCCTACATGGAGGTTAAAAGTTTAGTGCACCAATAGTGTTATCATTTCGTATGAACTTTATATGGTTATTTTCCTTTGCAGTTACTTTTTGACCATTTAGCAAAAATTCTTGGgttcttttcaaaatttatctTCATATTCATTTAATGTACGTCATTAGAGTATAATCTTGTTTTCTGAGATCATTTCAACAAGAGTTCTACCATTTTGTGAGGGCTTCCAGCTCAAGAAGCATAGAACTTTACATCCCACATCCATGACAAGCGATTGAGTCTTGTCTTCCCTGTCCCCTATATAAGAAATAACCTTGTGTTccattttgtttatatgtatttattgttattttcttttggtttagATTGA includes the following:
- the LOC117623111 gene encoding uncharacterized protein At2g34160-like, encoding MEEITEGVNNIIIADSHKKNRIQVSNTKKPLFFYVNLAKRYMQQYNEVELSALGMAIATVVTIAEILKNNGLAVEKKIMTSTVDIKDDSRGRPVQKAKIEIMLGKSENFDDLMAAAAEEREIAGAEDLS